A single genomic interval of Corylus avellana chromosome ca10, CavTom2PMs-1.0 harbors:
- the LOC132162940 gene encoding uncharacterized protein LOC132162940: MEALGDANTKVIGVYGMAGAGKTTLVREVARRAKEKKLFDEVASAYVTQSPNLTQIQGEIAYMLDLKLDAEIVSERADRLRKRLTTHKKILIILDDIWSKLDLEKIGISCTQCKVVLTSRDKNVLSCEMGTQKDFELVQLPQKEAWNLFEKMAGDCVKDPNLRSTAAEVAKECADIDNLEQAKDRLYSLVQNLKDKSLLLDCPHSSEHCHMHDVVRYVARFIASSDHNMFVVSDRSGLKKWTDADSLRRCRAFSISGGDIHELPNKMECPDLRFFYVYGGDRALHIPETFFEGMGKLQVLDLTEMKLPSLGLLIKLQTLCLDHCLLGDIAVIGELKNLVILSLLSSNLSQLPREIALLTRLRLLDLSNCFKLEVIPPNVLSSLVELEELYMGNSPVQWESEGLNSKRNNASLAELKHLSQLTTLEIHIIDVRNLPKDLLFERLKGYAISVGDHVWDSSNKREASKILKLKLNTSFQSEVGIKLLLKRTEALYLDELRDVKSLLNQLGREGFQQLKHLHIQNNPEIQYIINLRIPVVAFPALETFLLKNMMSLEEIYHGQLPLTSFHNLRIVKVEHCDKLKFLFSSSMARGLSHLEELEVRECRIMGAIVIEEEGKIEDNDTSLFPKLRHLALEHLPKLMGFLITQNPFITDAGEIISEGKFCFHIPILHEQVVFPILETLELSSVNLEEIEQNQHPESSSMTGSKQLKEMNAEESPYSVMQPFFNEEVVFPILERLELSSVNLAEIEQNQHPARSYCILRNTQATSRFENLSYLQVQGMGNIKYILSFSTARFMVQLKHLHVLECEDVEEILVREELRLEEEITPEVLFPRLECLFLKELPILKRFCVGSNIEFPSLENLKIEHCPKVVTFVSKPLSSGMTISKELKEMTVDETPHNVMQPLFNEESLDTLIVANCGVEEIVAREKGSEAIARFVFPQITSLCLEKLPQLKWFYPGMHASEWPMLKSLTVNGCQKVDIFAFELLSFQETLQESPVEIAIKQPLFLVDQATFPKLEFLELVHYHTIWRGQFLEDCFCKLKVLRLMCNHNKSAVSPPNFVKRLHNLEKFVVCHSDWEEIFPYEELPAQENHVGVPTQLRELNLNELPKLTHLWNEDTKPCSNFHIMEILVVSNCGILKILVPSSVSFQNLSELEILECHGLINLVTSSTAKSLVQLKKMSVSECEMIMEIVSGDRGEGNDQVITFSKLTSLKLDCLPQLSNFCSGGYSFEFPSLEEVIVSQCQEMKIFSVGVLSTPKLKRVQATKEDEGQWKGDLNTTLHWLWKSKLCIPPSNDFSETE; the protein is encoded by the exons ATGGAGGCATTGGGAGATGCTAATACTAAGGTGATTGGGGTGTATGGGATGGCTGGTGCGGGAAAGACTACACTGGTGAGAGAAGTTGCTAGGCGAGCCAAGGAAAAAAAGTTATTCGATGAGGTGGCCAGTGCATATGTGACGCAAAGCCCAAATCTTACACAAATTCAAGGAGAAATCGCCTACATGCTAGATCTAAAGCTTGATGCGGAAATTGTAAGTGAAAGAGCAGATCGTCTAAGGAAGAGATTAACAACACACAAGAAGATACTTATTATCCTAGATGATATATGGAGcaaattggatttggagaaaATAGGAATTTCTTGTACGCAATGCAAAGTCGTACTAACATCTAGAGATAAAAATGTATTATCCTGTGAGATGGGCACCCAGAAGGATTTTGAGCTTGTACAATTACCCCAAAAAGAAGCATGGAATTTGTTTGAGAAGATGGCAGGTGATTGTGTTAAAGACCCTAATTTGAGAAGCACAGCAGCTGAAGTAGCTAAAGAGTGCGCAG ACATTGATAATCTAGAACAAGCCAAAGACAGATTATATAGCCTAGTTCAGAATCTAAAAGACAAGAGTCTATTGCTAGATTGTCCCCATAGTTCTGAGCATTGCCATATGCATGATGTTGTTCGTTATGTTGCAAGATTCATAGCATCAAGTGATCATAATATGTTTGTGGTGAGTGATAGGAGTGGACTAAAAAAATGGACAGATGCAGATTCACTCAGAAGATGCAGGGCGTTCTCTATCAGTGGTGGAGATATCCATGAACTTCCTAACAAAATGGAATGTCCAGATTTAAGATTCTTTTATGTGTATGGTGGGGATCGTGCTTTGCATATCCCAGAGACTTTCTTTGAAGGGATGGGAAAGCTCCAAGTTTTAGATTTGACTGAAATGAAACTTCCATCACTTGGTCTCCTTATAAAACTACAAACATTGTGCCTGGATCATTGTCTGTTGGGAGACATAGCTGTAATTGGAGAGCTTAAGAATTTAGTCATCCTTAGCCTCTTAAGTTCTAACTTGTCACAATTACCAAGAGAAATAGCGTTGTTGACTCGTTTACGGTTGTTGGATCTGAGCAATTGTTTCAAACTTGAGGTGATTCCACCGAATGTGCTATCAAGCTTGGTTGAATTAGAAGAGTTGTACATGGGAAATAGTCCTGTTCAATGGGAGAGTGAGGGACTgaattcaaaaagaaataatgcaAGCCTTGCTGAGCTGAAGCATTTGTCACAGTTGACCACTTTAGAGATACATATTATAGATGTAAGAAATTTGCCTAAAGATCTTTTGTTTGAAAGGTTAAAAGGATATGCAATATCTGTAGGAGATCATGTATGGGACTCTTCTAATAAGCGTGAAGCCTCAAAAATATTGAAACTCAAGCTGAATACGAGCTTTCAATCAGAGGTTGGGATTAAACTGCTACTGAAGAGAACAGAGGCTCTTTATCTAGATGAATTAAGGGATGTTAAGAGTCTTCTAAACCAATTAGGCAGAGAAGGTTTTCAACAATTGAAGCATCTCCATATCCAAAATAATCCTGAGATTCAATATATCATTAACTTAAGGATTCCGGTTGTTGCCTTTCCTGCCTTGGAGacatttcttctaaaaaatatgATGAGCTTGGAAGAAATATATCATGGCCAACTTCCCTTGACATCTTTCCATAACTTGAGAATTGTAAAAGTGGAACATTGtgataaattaaaatttctctTCTCATCATCCATGGCTAGGGGCCTTTCACATCTAGAAGAATTGGAAGTAAGAGAATGCAGGATCATGGGTGCAATAGTCATCGAAGAAGAAGGCAAAATAGAAGACAATGATACATCATTGTTCCCTAAACTACGTCACTTGGCACTAGAGCATCTTCCAAAGCTCATGGGCTTCTTGATCACACAAAATCCATTCATAACAGATGCTGGAGAAATCATTTCAGAGGGCAAGTTTTGTTTTCACATCCCAATTCTACACGAACAG GTGGTGTTCCCCATCTTGGAAACGTTGGAACTATCATCAGTAAACTTGGAAGAGATAGAGCAGAACCAACATCCGGAAAG TTCAAGCATGACGGGTAGCAAACAACTCAAGGAAATGAATGCAGAGGAGAGCCCTTATTCTGTTATGCAGCCTTTCTTCAATGAAGAG GTTGTGTTCCCTATCTTGGAAAGGTTGGAACTGTCATCAGTTAACTTGGCAGAGATAGAGCAAAACCAACATCCGGCAAGGTCCTATTGCATATTAAGAAACACGCAAGCAACATCAAGatttgaaaatttgtcataCTTGCAGGTGCAGGGCATGGgtaacataaaatatatattgtcattCTCTACAGCTAGATTTATGGTGCAGCTTAAACATCTTCACGTCTTGGAATGTGAGGATGTGGAAGAGATACTAGTCAGAGAAGAATTAAgattagaagaagaaataacTCCAGAGGTGTTGTTTCCTCGACTAGAATGCCTGTTTCTAAAAGAACTCCCAATCCTCAAAAGATTCTGTGTAGGAAGTAACATTGAATTTCCATCCTTGGAGAATTTGAAGATAGAACATTGCCCTAAAGTAGTGACATTCGTATCCAAACCTCTCAGTTCAGGAATGACGATCAGCAAAGAACTCAAGGAAATGACTGTAGATGAGACTCCTCATAATGTTATGCAACCTCTCTTCAATGAAGag AGTCTAGATACACTTATCGTAGCTAATTGTGGGGTGGAGGAAATTGTTGCGAGGGAAAAAGGATCAGAAGCGATAGCTAGGTTCGTGTTCCCTCAAATAACTAGCCTTTGTCTTGAAAAACTACCACAACTCAAATGGTTTTACCCTGGGATGCATGCTTCAGAATGGCCAATGCTGAAATCATTAACGGTGAATGGATGCCAAAAAGTTGACATATTTGCTTTTGAACTTTTGAGCTTTCAAGAAACACTTCAAGAGAGCCCAGTTGAGATCGCCATTAAACAACCTCTTTTCTTGGTTGATCAG GCTACGTTCCCCAAGTTGGAGTTTTTGGAATTGGTGCATTATCACACCATATGGCGTGGCCAGTTTTTGGAGGACTGCTTTTGCAAATTAAAAGTTCTTCGGCTGATGTGCAATCATAATAAATCAGCTGTTTCTCCACCGAATTTTGTTAAAAGATTACACAACTTGGagaaatttgttgtttgtcatAGTGACTGGGAAGAAATATTCCCATATGAAGAACTTCCTGCTCAAGAAAATCATGTTGGGGTACCCACACAATTAAGAGAGCTGAATCTAAATGAACTTCCTAAGCTGACACATTTGTGGAACGAAGACACCAAACCATGCTCAAATTTTCATATTATGGAAATTCTAGTCGTGTCGAATTGTGgcatattgaaaattttggtacCATCATCAGTATCTTTCCAAAATTTGTCTGAGCTTGAAATATTGGAGTGTCATGGGTTGATTAATTTGGTTACATCCTCAACAGCCAAAAGTCTTGTGCAACTCAAAAAAATGAGCGTAAGTGAATGTGAGATGATAATGGAAATTGTAAGTGGGGACAGAGGTGAAGGAAATGATCAGGTGATTACTTTCAGCAAATTGACAAGCTTAAAACTTGATTGCTTGCCACAGCTTTCAAACTTTTGCTCGGGAGGTTATTCATTCGAGTTCCCATCTTTAGAAGAAGTGATTGTGAGTCAAtgccaagagatgaagattttcTCTGTTGGAGTCTTGAGCACACCAAAGCTAAAAAGAGTACAAGCAacaaaagaagatgaagggcAATGGAAGGGCGACCTGAATACCACCCTACATTGGCTTTGGAAGAGCAAACTATGCATTCCACCATCAAATGATTTTTCTGAGACAGAGTAA